DNA sequence from the Salminus brasiliensis chromosome 3, fSalBra1.hap2, whole genome shotgun sequence genome:
TTTGGTACATTGCACAATGTGTATGAAATAATAAAGGAGGACTATCTGAAAATTGTTTAGCATAACCTCAAATCATCAGCTAGATGGCTGAAACTTGTACACAGTTGGATATTTCAACAGGACATTGACCTCAAACATACATCAAAAGTGCTTGGGGGAGTGGATAAAGCAGTTTATCTTTTGAAAAGTCCTGGGGTGtacattataatatttaaatattgggTGTCCTGTATATATATGTTGCACGCTGTATGTGAAatctgaccctgtgttgatttcagaacaataaatacacaaataatcctataaaatatattaaatagaaatatatatatatattctattggtccattgatcaTGTTTTTGACAATATAAACAACTGTCCATTTTAAATTAGGTCAGAAAGCTGAAAACCTTTAGTGTCTGAAAACATATTAATTATAAGTAATGCCATACCTTGTTAGTGGTACTCTCTAAAGAAACAGATGCAGCCCTGTGAAAAAGAAGTGGACTAGACGTGCTGACAAACACAATTGTACTTTTGAGGAACCATGACTGATATGACTGTAGAGACATGACAGGTTCGTTCGCACTGCAACAGGCATGCAATTTCCCTCCATGCTGAATTTAATAGTGAGACATTCTCAGCTAGGCATTGTACTTTGATAACATTGGAAAAAGCATTAAGTTGTGATAAGCTTATACATTTTTGCACAGTGACACACTAGGCTTGTCCCCTACAGGCTTGTGACAACCGGATAATTTCAGAAAAATGTTGCTTCCTGAAaaatagtgttgctttaaaacgAGGGAAAGATTCGTTGGGGAATGTTTCACATTACGATTGTGGAAAATGTTGCAAGGTAACGAGTAAACAGACTGACTGAATAATATCAGTTCTCAGCCCAAGTCACAAAGGTGGATCTACAAGCGATTGGTGTGCTGTTTTACACAGTTCCTGGTAATTTCAGTAGTGGTGCTGGTGGGTAATATGGGCTTTCTGGTACTTGAAAATATTTGGTTTATCTGGGTTGGTTTAcgtaattaataatataatttcatGTATGTATTAAATAAACTAATTAACAAGTGATTTTCAAACCTGATCATGGCTGCTGTGGACATTTCAGCTTTTCTGTCCTCCCAACACACGCAGTCAAACAAATCTGACAGTTAAGACTTTCCTAAGTTATGACAAATGAAAGCAGGAAAATGTCAAATGTGCACTAAAATATTCAGGGCAGGGAACCCGGAGTATGCATCAGATCATTGTCTTAAAATATGACATGCTGGTTTGGCAAGATGATTGTCATAACCTCTCTCTTGTTATGGAAAGTGTGATGACTTATGCCTAGTGTCTACATGGTTTAGGAAATGTCTTCATAAGTGTCTGTGACTGGAATCTCATTCATTGGTTGACCTAAAAGTATATAGTATCAGATCACTGTTTATAGTATCAGATCATTGTTATATTTTGGCACAGACATGATACCATGTCCCGAATTCTATGAAATGTAAACAGGAATTATCTATAAGTGACTATGTTAAATGGGATATTTTTATCTCAATCtctttgcccccccccccccccccctcctcctttttttttttttttttttttttctctcaggtATTTGATAACTATGCTGTCACTGTGATGATTGGTGGAGAGCCATACACGCTCGGACTGTTTGACACAGCAGGTATCAGTACAAGATCAGTACTTGTCTGTTGTTTTCTTCTACACTCACTCTTGGACTGGAATGTTTGTGAATGTCAGTTCTTTAAGCATTTAACTAATCAGAGCttgatattttatttcattttattattttttttaaagctatgCAAAACATAACTATGAATTTCCAATGTCTCAATGGTAGCAAATATGCTTGCAAGCATTTTTGGTTAAAGTAAACACCcattttattaatgttaatagatgGGATTTGTTCACAACAGGAATTTGACGTGTACTAATTAACATGCATGTTTAAATTGCAAGTAGTTTTCCCAAGGCACCTTATCTTGATGCATTTTATTAAGTGTTGAAAAAGCCTTTAATAATGAAATGGAACTGTTTACTTACAACACTTGGCCTTTTGGTATTTGGGAGAACTTCAGTAAAAGCTCCAGCTATCTCAGAGTAAATAATGATTCCCCCTTTTTGGGTTTGTAGAGAAAATGGGCAGGACTCCcctctttgttttgctgctttgtctgTCTTTGAACATCTGGCTGTCTGTATGGACAGCTAAAGACTTTCCTGTTTTGTAGATTGGGTAATCCGTGAGATTGTAGTAGACACtatacatctttaatagaaaataaaattgTGGTGTGCAAGTTTGAACTTAACCAATACATGTTTATGGCAATGTCAGACAACTGTAGACAGCTTCCAGTTAATGGCAAGCCTGTGTCTTGGTTGGTCTTGGGTTCTTCTTAGACCTTGGATTTcccactgtactgtgtgttgctTGATCAAATGAGTGCTGTTAAACCCTTTTTTGTGAGAACAGAGAAGGTAttagctgtagtcaatcatggtCACTAACAGGAAGTCAAAAGGCCTTGGCAAGTTTAAAGATATTTTGAAACTTTCAGCACCAACTAAGTAATAATCTTGTTATCTGCAATCTAATTATATGATATTTGAAATGGTTGTTACATCATCTTGTTACTGTTTCCTTGTATAGGTCAGGAAGACTATGACAGACTACGGCCCCTCAGTTATCCACAGACTGACGTTTTTCTTGTGTGCTTCTCTGTTGTTTCACCTTCCTCCTTCGAGAATGTCAGagaaaaggtcagtcagtatgtGTTCATGAATGAAATGTTTTGTACTTTTTATTTGTTGacttaaataatattattattattattattattacatatccTAGGCATTATCAGAACCATTTATACCATTGCATTGAGcatctctgcctctctgtgAGCTCTCTATTCATTGTGGGAATATTTGGGAGTTTCCAGTGTTTATTTGTTAATACAGAAAAGTGTTAATCCAGTTGTGTGTAGATAAATCTCTAGTTCAAAAACGTTTGATTACTTACCCCAGTTTCAGTAGATCAGCTTGTATTTCATATCTGATGTGTTCTgctttagtttacaacaggcAATACTATGCTAATTTTGCTTACATGCACTAGACCTAGACTTGCATCTCAATTTAGAAATCCCTAAATCATAATTTACTTGCTTCAGAATTCTGTTGAAAAGCTATAGGAAcaagcttttaaaaataaaaacaaaagaagtgCAATGGCAAGGATGTATTTAAATCATTAAATCTAAAATTAGAATGGTTTGACCATTTCTATTGTGTTAATGGTGTATTGTTTGTTGACGTTGATAACAAAGTAAggttttcagagtgaaagacagttaaatgacatttttaattaaaacgTTTCCTTTATTTAACAGAATGGACACCACCCTGAGCAATTTttttctataataataaaaagaataataatttaattattatgtaGCAGTTGTACATTAAAATAGAGCTTCAAAATAATTTTTCACTTGTAATAGGAAAAATAGCATCATTGCAACTCCAGGGCTGGCAAGCTGCTATCTGtactgtgtaactttggtggagcttgCAAAAAATCTTACATGAGTAATGCTGCTTAACACCAGTTATTTAATGTAGCTCctgaaatgagctgaaatgTTAATCTCAAAGCGCAATTTGTACTTGTCAGTGGTGTAAATTGCTCttttaaatgttaaagtaatttatttgtaataaataaattctcaTTTGTCAGTAACTATTATGTGAGATCCTTAGTCTCTCTGTGTAGTCATAAACCCTATTCAGGGTTTGTTTAGCAGGAGGAAATATGCATGTTTTGTACCCACAGGCTTGCATCACAATCACATTTGCGAAAGTTGTGTCTAAATGGTTAAAGAGCCATTGGCTGTTATTTCAGTTTGGGGTGAAGCAAAGTTAAGCAACAATTTCATTTCGTTTTCATTTCGTTTTCATTttagaaagcttttttttttttacagtttgtaAAATGTGTCTACGGGAGGATTATGTTTGTCAATGCACTCAGATTATATACGACACAGTAGTAGCCAAAACCTCTAATGTGAGGTGACACACCTGGAAAACACCAAGATATACATTTGTGAAGGACTGAAATGATCAGACTACTGCTGAGATCAGTGAAAAACAGTAGATAATTTTGCCTATAATGTTCTCAGATGAGGAGGGAGGAAAAACTCAAATGTGGTTGATCTGGGCAGATATCACAGATCAGCCCCCTGCCCTGTGAAAGAAAGAATTACCAAGGAAATGTTCCAATTTAATTCTGAATTCTTAACTCCGAATAGGGGTGTAGTCTACCCATGAAATTACTTTTTTCTGTTTGATTCTCctccattttattcatttatactTTCTATGTTGGTTTGGTCTAATCTTTTGCTTTACTTAATCACTGACTACCTTTCATTTCTGTCCTTGAATTTCTCACAAACTCATAAgagctctttctctttttctccagtGGGTACCAGAGATCTCTCACCACTGTCCCAGGACTCCGTTCCTGCTGGTGGGTACTCAGGTCGACTTGAGAGACGACAGTAACACAGTGGAGAAGCTAGCAAAGAACAAACAACGTCCCCTGTCATCTGAAAGTGGAGACAAACTGGCCAGAGACCTCCGAGCAGTCAAATATGTTGAATGCTCCGCCCTCACCCAGGTGATACCATTCAGCAGAACTACCTGCTGCAGTGTTTTTCATACTCTAGcctctgtgatttttttttgttgttgttttgttttgtttttgttttgtttttttaatctatCTTGAGTTCCACGAAAGGTCTGGCTGCTTGATTCTAGTCACAGTGTCCAGAAAGATGTTGGCAGCTGTAAAAATTCACTTCTTGTCCCTTAAATATTTGTCTGAGAAGCAGCTCAGACATTAGTTTAAAACGGTTGCATTTTTAAACTGAGCACTGAAAGAGGTAAATCATTAATGCCCTAgtgcctggtgatgccacagccatcaaTGGTGAGGGCTTCAAATAGCACATGGAAGAGGTGGATGGCCCCTcctctccccatcactcagATTAACTCAACAGGGCAGGCATTTTTTAGCTCATTTAACAGAACTGACTGTTAGCACTCTCCTCAAAGTAGGGCTACCATTCTACCGATTATGTTTTCGATAATCTAAATGTCATCCAGAAAAGTTCAATTgagcatttaaatgtattttttatttggaCAAAACAAATTAAGATTTACATATTAACCAAAACCGTAGGTGCAGCAGTGCATTGGGTTTTTATAGGCCTTATTAAAGTATATGTGATCTATTGTATTTATACCCTTCCCTACACCAAGAAATGGTGGTTTATATATGGTTTATATCCAGTCAAGTCCAAAACGATCACACAGGCTGGAACCATCAATCAACATAAAAGCCCAGATTTGTTCATTTAGAGGCTACAAAAACAGCGGATTTACCAAGCTTTCCCGCAATAGTTAATAAAGGCTGGTTCATACGGCAGAAGCGAGGCCAAAGCGTTGTGATTGTGGATGAAACGACCGTGTCCAAGCGCACGTACACCCATCAAAAACTGAACAGATGCAGTCatatctgtgttttttgtttaggTGCCTGTGCGTCATGTGAGTGCTACTGTTGTATGTCTTCAAAACTTTGCCCAGTGTACTTTTTGTTTTATGCTAATACAGATTCAGACTCTGCTGTAGCCCCAGTTCTTTTGTAAAACTGTAGTTTTGAATGGAGCTGACCGAACTACAAACGACTGACCTCATGGAGCGGTTGCATAGTGAAAGataaagtgtttttttcagtAGAGGACctaccaaaaaaataaataaataactgtcatgaaataaaaaaagaaataaaaattatgTTAAAGTGTGTCGCCTTAAAATATTGATGTCGATGGATTTTCAGTGTCTACGTCTTCATCTACAGCAAGTAATCGCAGCAGCCTTACCTCAAAGTGtgtccatctgtccatgaaTAAGTTTATGTGATCAAATTGTGTATATGCTGTCCTACATAAGATACCTTTTCTGATGATGTAGATCTTCTGGATCATGAAGGGCAATATTCAGCACCTATTGAGTATCATCCTGACACTGAGCAACTTGTAATATGACCATGCATGAAAAACAGGTTTTACCAGTGTAGGATAAATGCTTTCACACATAACATGCATGTGGATACTGACGCCATGTCAACTGGTGAAAAGATCAAAGGATACTCATGCATagtttttggggggtttttttgGTTACAGTGACTGTGTGCTGaactttttgcttttatttcatGATAGCATTTCCCTTACCTGTATTCATTTTCTCTTCACAGAGAGGTTTAAAGAACGTGTTTGATGAGGCCATCCTAGCTGCCCTGGAGCCCCCTGAGACCAAACCCAAGAAACGCTGCTTTCTGTTATAGAGGAGCTAACTGTGGTATTTGGAAACGGTTTGATAGGAGGGAGAGAAATCTGAGGCATTCAGTCAGTGCCTTTAGTTTTACTGAATTAATAGAGTGGTTTGTGTGGTAAGATGCTATACAGCTCTCTTCCCAGCTAAAGATCAGTCGTTGTATATCTTACATgtatacaaaaaaaacattcaatgcCTTAACAATGCACTTGGAGAGTTGGAGACATGCCTGGcagtttttttctgtcttttctggATCCACGTGTTTGCCATAACTAACTCAGTCCATGACCACTAGAATAGCTTGATTCTGTGCACAGTTCCAACTTTAACTCGATCTTGCCCCTGCAATTTAAAGAAGAAAGTGGTCATTGGATTTGTTCTTCTCTGCCTTCTTTTGTTTATCTGCATTGACACAACTAGAACTCCAAGTGTTTCTTACCTCCTTCCTGCCCTCTGCAGGTGTTAGAATGAACTGAATTTTTTattccttttattttatttttttatttttttttaaaggattttggtgtattaataataagtattgtatgatttgttttcctttttgtttttgggAGTGGGTGTTAAGCAGTTAGGAGTTACTTTGATTTATTTTGATTTGactttatagatttttttttgtttgtttttttgagccACTTAATTGTTGGTTGGTGTTTTTGACTTTTACACATGTAACTGCATTCCAATAATCTATTAAATTAGCAGCAATAATAATTAAAGCAATAATTATCCCTAAGAATGCAGTATGTAAAATTATGAAaattactaattaaaaaaaaaagtaagcttCTCCTTTTTAGTACAATACAATCTAACATGAACTCTGTTCAGATATatgttctttattattttattttttttatctaccTTGATATATAATTGAAGCTATGAACTTTTTTCGAACTCCATTCCTGGAGGGTCTGGAGCGTCTAATTTTTCTGGTTACCCTTGATTCTACTCTGCGTTTTTTGACTTGGTGTGTTTGGACTGTTCAGACTGTAAACCTCTTACTGTAAATTTGCACAAATATAACACACAGTTTCATAACCTTTGAGGCGAACCCAGCAAAAATGTGAGCATGTGTAGGGCCTACAACGCAAATTCCATCAGAGCCAGAGCAATTAGCTGGCAAACACAGCAGGGATTTCTGCAGATGGAGGTGGAGCTTAATTTCAAACTGCACCGCTGCTCATTTGTGATTTGCACTGTATGACAAGTGTCTGTcataggggtgtaacagtacatTTATCGCATTAAGCTAATGCTCTtacaacttacaaggttacatgtattacagaggtgggccaatgtagtgtaatgcagcatagtcacccagaccgaaaatcaaaccctggtctcccacctGGCATGAtggctcactggcaggtagtggtgtccTTTGTTACGCCTCACCAACCACAAGAGCCATGCTTTGTACACAAGAGTATACGAGTGATGCTTcagcaggggaaaaaaaaaacaacagaacttTTGGTTCGTTTTGTGAAGGTCAGATATTGACTTTGTCTGAAACCGAGAAAATCTATGTTCTAGGCAATATACAGTGCTTTCTGTAATCCCTCAGCAAAGTAAATGTCAAATTAAAGTACACATTCCAGACTTTAATCTCACCAGTGTTTCTGATTACTGCATTGCTTTATTTGTGCAGGCATAAGATACCTAGGCTTGCTTTTAAGCCTTTTAAACACCTTGGGAGTATGTAGACAAGAGCTGTGCCAATGACAAATGAAGCTATtataagaccaaaaaaaaatcagtcatTAGAGAAAATGGTCAAACCTTGGGATTATCAAAATCTGAAGGAAAAACGTAAGGGAAGAGCTTTAGATGTGTGCATCAGAGAAGATACTCAGCACCTGGTGATGTCTATAAATTACAGACTATGCAGTCATTGCATGTGAGAGACATGCAACAAAGTACTAAACATGAATGATTTAATCGACCCATCATTGTTCTGTCCCAAACACGGTGGTACCCTGAAATGAGGGGGCTGTGAAAAAAGTTgtaattttaataattagtcTGGAATCTATTTTTTAATCTGATTGGTTTGGTTTGAAATTTGTTTGTGGAGTAGAGGGGCATATCAAGAACAATtgtgtcccaaacattatgctGGACAGTATGCACAATATAAGCACAAGTACAAAGCAATTTCATTCTTATGGAATAATATGTGAAATACAGTAGCCTTTAAAAGATGCTGTAGGTCTATGTGAAGTGACAATCGAATGTGCACAATTATTTGGCATACTATTTTGATACTGGTTAGGGCCGGCTTTTGTTCTCACAACAAACCTCAAATCTTCATGATGTTGGAACCATACAACTCTTGCAGATTgcaggccactgaagaacactggatGTACTGTGATGTTGATGAAACCAGTTGGAGATGACTTTTGCTTGGAAGCATGGTGGATTATCGGGCTAAAGTAGCCGTTAGAAGACAGGTAAAGGGATACACATGGTCAGTAACAATTCTCGAATAGGCAGTGTCATTCAAACAATGATTGGCATTTTCAGGCCCAAAGTACCAAGGAAATGATCCCCACACCAATAAACCACTTCCACCACTTCCCTGGTCTATTAACATGAGGTCAGATTGCTGTTTTTGTCAGAGAGACATGGtcatctgctgttgtagcccatctgtctCAGGGGCTTCAACGTGTTGTGCGTTCATatatgcttttctgctcagcaCAATTCTGATGATCTCTTTCATTAACAAGGCCGCTTACTAGATGTTTTTAATTTAGCACACTATTCTGCGTAAACTGTAGAAACTCACGTAGGTGGAATGTGGGTtgcaggtgggcatgggctctaagTGTGTTTTTGCATACTTTGTTACTGATACTCATTTGGGCTTCTCAAGTGGGCCtgattgttacagcccaccttaatcgaACATGGAtctcatctaggccccatgtgcggTGTACAACTCGGATGGACCCCTTCTGGTCTCATTACTGACCCTTATATGGGGTCAACATGGAAACCtaaggacaaaactttctggttcccagttgggctaaccatatGCACCACATGGACATGTTTGCTGGAAAATACTAAAACCAGAGTCATGCATGATTACATTCAACCCCCTTTTTAATAGTTGACTGAACATTACCGGTAACTGCTGGCCTGTCATTGGCAGATTAGATGAATAAGTAGATCTATGtgtctttctaataaattgctcACTGAATGTCATTAAACATGTTATTAAGAATTGCAAATAGGCAAGGCTTGATTTCAACCACTTCATGGTATGTttgataaatataatttttgttattttcttaTAAGATTTGAAAGCTTTAAATAACTAGGCAGATGTTTATGTGTTTCTTTTTAATAATTGCTATTATTAAACATTCTTGATGTACCTGGGGTCAACATAAATGGTGGTTTTAAAGGACTAATATGCAAACCACTGTAGGCCCTGCCTTGGGCTAGCTATATTTATTTTAGACTTTCAGTAGTCAGTATTCATTGTGCAATGACATGATTGGCAGTCTGACAGGCTTTACATTTCAAAAGGTTTGTCTCTATTATAAACTCATTActagaaagttttttttctacCTTGCGTTGTTTAGGCAGATTTTCAGTTTACCAGTAGGGGGAGATGTATTCAATTTATATGAGCTCCACAGACACTCTGACTTGTAGAATTTACCAACCAAGAAAGGAGGCGGGGCTAAAAGGCTGCTTGTGTTGCTCTTTAAAGGAATAAGTATACACAGTATTTCCTTATATCAAATGTAATCATTCAGCCAAGATGTATGTAAAATGTGACCATAGTTTGCCCTGTTTTTGTGATTGCGTTGAGCCTTATGTTTGCCACCCACaaaatatttatgttttatgtttaaatatgttataaAATAATCTATTAGAAGATTTGAAAAATACTTTAGCAATTGTACTGAATATCattgaaaatacatttgcacaagaaaaaaaattccTTACATTCTTATTTAGACCTTCAAAGTACAAAGtaatttctaataaaaaaacatacaaccAAATTAATATCAGTGTACAATGAAACTGCCCACTAATTTGCTAATTTTTCGCACATCGCCAAATAAAGAAAATGGTATATTTTTTGTTAAAACGTTTTTAGTCCTTTAGTTCTTTTAGTTTTTAAGTGTagtttttatgtatgtttaccACATCTGCCTTATGGTTCTgctgctaaactaaagaagccaattgtacattaaattaaataatcatGGCTACCCAGTAACACTTGGTATAAAAGGAAAAATAGTTTAAGTAAGATTTTTCAGTTAACTATTTTTTTAAGCTAAGGGAGTTAAGGGAGTTTGAGAAAGTGTCAATGCAGTCAATAAAAGCAAACATTTGCTTCACATTTTTATGTTACAGAGGCATGACATGATTTAAGACTACTTTAAGTATTAGTAAAGGACTTTAAGTATTACTTAAGTtgtatcatttaaaaataattttaaaaatgaaaaaaaaaattaaaatgaaaatggaaaaaatatagTATAATAGAACAACTTTAACCCAACAGAACAGTCAAACCATCAACTTTCTAATCTGAACACTTCAAGAACAAAAACATTTGAACCATATGCCAATAAAACCATGCAGCAAACAGTCTTTGGCAGTTAAGGTGATGCATTGACAATAAGAATTCTGTTGTTGTATGAGCTACAATAATGATGAGAATGTAGCTACATACTAGTAATTCAAACAGTCTTCATTTTCAGAACAAAATTCAGAACAATATTTTACTAGTATGAGTATTTCAGGCATATCACTGATGCTGGAGCTTGTAAATACTTCATTGTCATTTCTGTGTTGAGATCTTGTTAGTCCTGGGGTAAGAAATAAATCACTGTGGTAATTACTTTTTTGACTCTGTGTACTGTTCTCTTTGTAGAGATGATTGAACATTCTCCTCAGCGGTGACAAACTCAGTGTTGTTCTggacatgtgtatgtgtgttttttggcaTAATGTTATGTACAATACTTAACAAAAGTGTTCAAGCCCTTTTGACATCGGATTCATCTGGATTACCAATGACATTTAATCGTTTGATAGTTTGTGCTATGAGACCATCAACCATTATTTAAAGTGATATTGGTTAAGTAAGATATCTGAAATATACATTCTATGACCAAAATTACTAATTGAAAAAGGCAAAGGTTTGCAGCATTCAACCCCTGTGCTCCTTTTTTAAAATCCCCTTTCCttgatttaaagactgaatcTGAGAGAATTTCAGAAAATTACACTATTCCAATTCTCAGCAAAGCTTGAGTTATAGACATACAAAAGGCCACAAAACAATGTCCAAAAGTTTTTGCATCATACCACACTGGTCAGACAGGGTCAACCCTGTGAGGAAGAGGCTAACAGTCACTTTAAAGGAGGTAGTTCAGTGGCTGAGACTGAAGGCACACCAGTCAATGATATTGAGATGTCTGCATATAGCTAAATGGGAGAATTGCTAGAAAGAAAGGCAGCTAAAATGTTAGTTTTGGGGACTTTCAAATTCAAATTGCTAAGTGTGATGCAAACCTATCTTAAACATTCCTCAACAAACACATCCCAAGCAAGAAGCCAGAGCAACACAGCCATGGCTGAGCAACAACAAGAAATGTTCTAAGGGTTTTAAACCAGTGGCACTACTGGAATGTATACTCAAAAGTAAATTCAACTAACCTGTAAAACTATACTGGAACACGTTTTCAATATTCAGCTTTTAATACTTTTTCAAAGTGTTCTGTGCAACCGAAGTTTCAATAAgtgtaatgaaaaaatacagTATAATAGAAGAACTTTAAGTATATTACATAACATGTCAATAAAAccatacagtacagtaaattGCTATTTAGAGACAAGTGTGTCTAATAAAGTTTATAGATAATATAATCTTTATCTTATGGAAAATAGTGTTATGCTTTACTCTAGCTTACCTTTCAAAGCTCAAGTGAGAACATATATCTTTACTGccattcgttttttttttttttaacatcttaAAAAGGATTTGCCGCATGTAATAGTGCAGTGCTGTGAAGGGTGTCCCTTCCTGCGTTAGAATGTGGGGAAGTTTCCTAATAAAAGCCCCTTCAGTGGAGCAAATGAGATGCAGTGCCCTACAGTGTCCCCTACAATGTGCCCTCTGAGTAAAAGGCTTTCACAAAATAATGACATGACAACAGACCAATGTGTCCTGTCAAATACTTCTAATAAGATTTTGAATTTACCTTTCAAACCCACTACAGACTACTAAAGACCCACTAAAGACTTCATTTAGAATACATTGTAAGTCTGCTAACCAGTCTTTTCTGTCCAATAAATTAGGTTTATATCTAGCTAGCATTGG
Encoded proteins:
- the LOC140551827 gene encoding cell division control protein 42 homolog — protein: MQTIKCVVVGDGAVGKTCLLISYTTNKFPSEYVPTVFDNYAVTVMIGGEPYTLGLFDTAGQEDYDRLRPLSYPQTDVFLVCFSVVSPSSFENVREKWVPEISHHCPRTPFLLVGTQVDLRDDSNTVEKLAKNKQRPLSSESGDKLARDLRAVKYVECSALTQRGLKNVFDEAILAALEPPETKPKKRCFLL